The region GCGTCCCTGATTCCGGTCCACATTTCCTCATTCAGAGCGTTGAGCTTCTCAACCCTCTTCATTCTGATGATTGCGTACGTGTCTCTCTTCTCGTATTCAACAGGGCCGAAAGTCTTTCTCTCATGGCTCCACCTGAAGAACCCTTCTCCCGATTTCTTTCCTGTTTTGTTCTCTGCAATCATCTCCTCGAGCAGCGGATCCGGGGTAATTGAAAACTTCTTCAGAACCTCGGCAACTCTGTCTATCCCGTATATGTCTGCTATTTCGAGTATCCCCTTTCTGTACCCCATTCCAAGCTTCATGGCCTTCTCGACATCTTCTTTACTCGCAACCCCGTTTCTTATAATCCAGCAGGCCTCGTTTACTGCTGGAGCTATAATCATGAGAGGATTCACGTCGTATGCCCTGCTCTTTGGTATCTCAGCCCTTCCATAGAACCCTGAATATTTGTAGAATCCCTCTCCGGTTTTCATTCCGAGTCTGTTCTCCGAGACCATTTTTTCGAGAATACCAGGAATCGTGGTGTCAAATCCTCTGTTTGAAAGCTCTCTCAAAACGTTGTAAAGCACGTCCACACCGCTGAAATCAATCACCTCAAATATGCCCATCGGCATGCCTAGCCTGTATTTGACACACGCATCTATCTGTTCGGCAGTATATCCGGACTCAAGGAGCCTTACGGCCTGAGTGAACACTCTTGCGTTTATTCTGTTAACCAGGAACCCGGGGACATCTTTCACAACAACAAAGTCCATTCCTATAGATTTGGAGAATTTTCTGGCGAATTCAACGGTTTCATCGGAGCTTTCATCACCCCTTACTATTTCAATCAACCTTATGAGCGTTGGTGGGTTGAAGAAGTGAAGGCCAATAACCCTATCGGGCCTTTTCGTTGCTGAGGCTATCTCTCCGATCGGGATTGTGGACGTGTTTGTTGCAAGAATTACCTCATCCCTGCAGTTTTCATCGAGGGTGCTGAATATCTTCTTCTTTATGTCTGTCCTCTCAACAACCGCCTCTATGGCCAGGTCTGCTTCTTTTGCAGATTCTGCAAGATTGGTAGAGGTCTGTAT is a window of Geoglobus acetivorans DNA encoding:
- a CDS encoding 3-hydroxyacyl-CoA dehydrogenase NAD-binding domain-containing protein → MIDGVKTVLVVGAGTMGHGIAEVCAISGYRVILVDVSEKALQKATEKIEWSLKKLEKKAKINANDVMSRIQTSTNLAESAKEADLAIEAVVERTDIKKKIFSTLDENCRDEVILATNTSTIPIGEIASATKRPDRVIGLHFFNPPTLIRLIEIVRGDESSDETVEFARKFSKSIGMDFVVVKDVPGFLVNRINARVFTQAVRLLESGYTAEQIDACVKYRLGMPMGIFEVIDFSGVDVLYNVLRELSNRGFDTTIPGILEKMVSENRLGMKTGEGFYKYSGFYGRAEIPKSRAYDVNPLMIIAPAVNEACWIIRNGVASKEDVEKAMKLGMGYRKGILEIADIYGIDRVAEVLKKFSITPDPLLEEMIAENKTGKKSGEGFFRWSHERKTFGPVEYEKRDTYAIIRMKRVEKLNALNEEMWTGIRDALIHAERDREVKAVLITGEGRAFSAGDDIAVMKSWEGIVDGQEFFEKVAGPLIYTLVEYEKPVISLVNGLAFGGGMELNLLMDVVISGRKARFALPEGLIGAFPPIASSVGFFMNRGITRYCITGEEFDAEEAFRLGLVDIVVDDDQLEIAGIELAESISEVAPLSLKAVKKIKNAVFQICRNSLESAVRELIVLSATEDFKEGMKSFAEKRKPVWRGK